A genome region from Aurantiacibacter sp. MUD61 includes the following:
- a CDS encoding crotonase/enoyl-CoA hydratase family protein codes for MADFQTLDLAIDNGLAVATFNRPDQMNTFNPAMIRDLLALFDLTDADDGVRAVILTGSGRAFCAGADLGSGGDTFDYDKREGREDIGGPDRDGGGIVTLRIFRSLKPVLAASNGAAVGIGATMQLPMDWRMAAEDSRYGFVFSRRGVTPEACSGWFLPRIVGMAKALDWTFSGRVFDAQEALAAGLVQSVHAPDALLDAAKEKALEMTASSAPVSVALARRMLWQGQTLAHPMDMHRIDSAVFASRGRAEDVREGIAAFKERRDADFPNTVPGDLPDMDWAKEPPFA; via the coding sequence ATGGCTGATTTCCAGACACTGGATCTCGCAATCGACAACGGGCTGGCCGTCGCGACTTTCAACCGGCCGGACCAGATGAACACGTTCAATCCGGCGATGATCCGCGACTTGCTGGCGCTGTTCGACCTGACCGATGCGGATGACGGCGTGCGCGCTGTGATCCTCACCGGATCGGGCCGCGCCTTCTGCGCCGGGGCAGACCTTGGCAGCGGCGGCGACACGTTCGATTACGACAAGCGAGAGGGGCGCGAGGACATCGGCGGGCCGGACCGGGATGGCGGCGGCATCGTTACCCTGCGCATTTTCCGCAGCCTCAAGCCCGTGCTCGCCGCCTCCAATGGCGCAGCAGTCGGCATCGGCGCGACGATGCAACTGCCGATGGATTGGCGCATGGCGGCAGAGGATTCGCGCTATGGCTTCGTATTCTCCCGCCGCGGGGTCACGCCGGAAGCGTGTTCGGGCTGGTTCCTGCCGCGTATCGTGGGCATGGCGAAAGCGCTCGACTGGACATTCTCGGGCCGCGTGTTCGATGCGCAGGAAGCGCTCGCCGCGGGCCTCGTCCAATCGGTCCACGCACCCGATGCGCTGCTGGATGCAGCCAAGGAAAAGGCGCTGGAGATGACCGCATCGTCCGCGCCCGTCTCGGTCGCCCTCGCTCGGCGGATGCTGTGGCAGGGGCAGACCCTCGCGCATCCGATGGACATGCACCGTATCGACAGCGCCGTCTTTGCATCGCGCGGGCGAGCCGAGGATGTGCGCGAGGGCATCGCCGCCTTCAAGGAACGGCGCGATGCCGATTTCCCCAACACCGTACCCGGCGACCTGCCGGATATGGATTGGGCAAAAGAGCCGCCCTTCGCATGA
- a CDS encoding NAD(P)H-dependent flavin oxidoreductase: protein MRNRFTEMFGVEYPIMMGGMQWVGRAPLVAAVAEAGGLAVLTALTQPTPEDLTKEIAATRERTDKPFGVNLTILPTMKPPPYAEYRQAIIEAGITIVETAGHKPQEHVDDFKANGVKVIHKCTAVRHALSAQRMGVDVISIDGFECAGHPGEDDIGGLILIPAAADALDIPIIASGGIADGRGLVAALALGAEGVNMGTRFLATQECQIHHNVKDKIVASSERDTNLIFRNLHNTARVGKNSVSDEVVDILSKPEAAFQDVAHLVAGARGKNVMEEGDLDNGLYWAGMAQGLIHDVPTCAELISRIMKEAHEISDKRLPALLA, encoded by the coding sequence ATGCGCAACCGGTTTACCGAGATGTTCGGGGTCGAATATCCGATCATGATGGGCGGCATGCAGTGGGTCGGCCGCGCCCCGCTCGTTGCTGCTGTGGCGGAAGCGGGCGGATTGGCCGTGCTGACTGCCCTCACCCAACCTACGCCCGAGGACCTGACCAAGGAAATCGCCGCCACGCGGGAGCGGACCGACAAGCCCTTCGGCGTCAACCTCACCATCCTGCCGACGATGAAGCCGCCGCCCTATGCCGAATACCGGCAGGCGATCATCGAGGCGGGCATTACCATCGTCGAGACCGCAGGCCACAAGCCGCAGGAGCATGTCGACGACTTCAAGGCCAATGGCGTGAAGGTCATCCACAAATGCACCGCTGTGCGCCACGCGCTGTCAGCCCAACGCATGGGTGTGGATGTCATCTCGATCGACGGTTTCGAATGCGCCGGACATCCGGGAGAAGACGATATTGGCGGGCTGATCCTCATTCCCGCGGCTGCCGATGCGCTCGATATCCCGATCATCGCCAGTGGCGGCATTGCCGATGGGCGCGGGCTTGTCGCGGCTCTCGCGCTGGGTGCGGAGGGGGTCAATATGGGCACTCGCTTCCTCGCCACGCAGGAATGCCAGATCCATCACAATGTGAAGGACAAGATCGTCGCCAGCAGCGAGCGGGACACTAATCTGATCTTCCGCAATCTCCACAACACCGCCCGCGTCGGCAAGAACAGCGTTTCGGACGAGGTGGTCGATATCCTTTCCAAGCCCGAGGCAGCATTCCAGGATGTCGCGCATCTTGTCGCCGGGGCGCGCGGCAAGAACGTGATGGAGGAAGGCGATCTCGACAATGGCCTTTACTGGGCCGGCATGGCGCAAGGCCTGATCCACGATGTGCCGACCTGCGCCGAGCTGATTTCGCGCATCATGAAAGAGGCGCACGAAATATCCGACAAACGATTGCCCGCATTGCTCGCATGA